Part of the Aquarana catesbeiana isolate 2022-GZ linkage group LG06, ASM4218655v1, whole genome shotgun sequence genome is shown below.
ATAGCTGTAGAGACCCCCTCAGTCTCCGGGCGGCGGGTGATATTAGCCGGGTGTTGTGTGTATTTTTGTGTCAGTCATTCTCTCCGTTCTTTCTCCGCAGAGGGGCTGAGCCGTGACCCGACTCCCCGCTAAAGGACacacacctcctccctccatcatGTATGCCTGTGCGAAGTTCGTCTCTACCCCTTCTCTGGTGAGTAGCCGGCTCTGGGCCTGCTCCGCTGTGTCCGGCCCGTGTAGGTCAAAGTCAATGTCTTCCCGCACACGGGCCGCCCAGCCTCCTTCCGGCCTCCTCCCTTCACTGGAGAGCGGGGCCCGGCCATAGAGGCTCCGCACAATCCCTGCCCGTGTCCGCGGCCTGCTACCGGCCTGTGACCTTAGAGGAGGCCAAGGACATGGCAGTGCAGGATCCGCTCTGCGGGGTGAAGGGCTGGGCCGTGATTGGCTGCGGTGACATGTGCATTCTACACCTTCCCTTATACCccttttatatttgtgcttttcaTGTGTTTCATCTGACTGCTACTCTGATGGCAGATCTGTTGGCTGATGACTCCTTTTGACATTGAGCATTATAGTGCATTGCAGGGCACTGTCTGCATTGGATTTGCATTGATTTCTGTTCAGCACTGGGCTTCTTGGTATAAATCAGGGCACTTGTCTGCATGCAGTTTGCTTTATAATACCTCCCAGCACTGGGATCTCTGGTTTTAATTGCAATCTGGATACTTGTCTGTATGGAGTATGCATTATAATGCCCTTCAGCACTGGAGTCCTTGCTATAAATTCCAGTCAGGgaactgtctgcatggagtgtgcctTATAATATCTTGCAGTACTGGGATCCTTGACTTAAATTAGTCTGGATACTTGTCTACATGGGGGGTTGCATTATAATGCTTTGCAGCACAGGGGTCATTGATTGACATTCCAGTCAGGGCACTGTTTGCATGCAGTGTGCATTATAACTGGCATCCTTGGTTTTAATCCCAGTCAGGATGCTCGTTTGCATTATAATACCCTTCAGCACTGGAGCCTTTGGTTTTAATCCCAGTCAGGAGACTTGTCTGCATGGAGTTTTCAATATAGGGCCTTGCAGCACCAGGGTCATTGGTTTAAATCTCCAGAATAACACTTGTCTGCATAGTTTGAATTATAATGCCCTTCAGCACTGGAGTGCTTGGTTTAGATCTTAGCCAGGACACTAGTCTTTATGGAGTCTGCATTATAGTGCCTTGCGGCACCAAGGTCCTTGGTTTAAATCCCAGTCTGGACACTTGTCTGCATGAAGTTTGCTTTCCTCCTGCACTCCATTGATGTGCTACAAGTTTAACTGGCTCTTttccaagtgtgtgtgtgtgcacttttaattgtaagctccttgagggcagaagATGATGTGAATGGGCAATATGTAAACTGTCAGTGTTATATAAAATGCCTGAGATAAATTGTATTTGTCTGTAGATCCGTGCTGGGTCCAAGGCTCTGTACAGACCAATTTCTGCATCAGTTTTGTCCCGGCCAGAGGTCCGAACTGTAGAGGTAAGTGAAAAGTCCTTTGAGTAACTTCTTGGTAGTCAGGTGTTCTATGAATACATTTTATCATGCCTTGTACTAATACATAGATTAGGTGTCCTACTAATGTAGATCACCTTGCTTGATGTCTGAACTGTCACACCTGAGTATAACCTCTGCTGAATGAAATGTAGAAATCTTGCTGACCTCTGGAACTTCAGTAACTGTCAGATTGCACAAGCAATACTCAGCGCAGCCTTCAGTTATACAGGCGGCTTAACATTGAAGGGCATTCTGTTTGCAGGTCATTGGGTTAATTCAAGGGCATTACTTCAGCCTCCTATGATAAACCAAAGCCTCATCTGCAGACGTTTGAGATGTGACTGTCAAGAGCTACATGTACTTATGTcaatgcaatattttatatatattttttttcttctttagggaAACACACTCCTCAGTGGGACACAAAATCCATGCACCCAGCTGGTACTAAGGGGATTTCAGACCAGTGCAGTCAGCAGGGACATTGATACTGCTGCTAAATTCATTGGTGCTGGTGCTGCCACAGTTGGTGTGGCTGGCTCTGGTGCTGGTATTGGAACAGTTTTTGGAAGTCTCATTATTGGTTATGCAAGGTAAGATTATTTACTGTAGTATCAAATTAGCATGTTAAGCTTGCTGTCAGTGGACTTGTATAGAAAAGGAATTTCAGCTTGCACTAGTTTAATGTGCTTACATTTATAATTGTTTACATAACTAAAAGCAGAAAACCTGCAGAACAGGATACCTATAGAGTAAAACTGTACCCATACCAACCAAAAATTGACATGAAGCACTCCAGTCTGTCAGTTTATTGTGATTTATCTGAATTATGACGCATCCATCACTTCCTCTTGATGACACTATGGGAAGTATACACATGACAAAACCTGAAGGTAGagtgtggtgttttttgttttgttttttgtttttttgtaataaaggGCTGGTTCTTGCAAAATGACTGCTTTTAACTTGTGTGCTGTTGTCATAGCCACAGTTGCTTTCTATGGTGAATACAATTGCTGCTACATGACTGTCTTAACAGTTTAAATGACAACTTCACCTTTGGTATAATAAGCCTCTTGAGTATCCAGGTGTAGAAGTGTGCTGTAAAAGATCTGCTGCCAAGCAGTGCTCCCATCCTGGAAAATATTcatataaaatcccccccccccaaacttaatgtgaaggataagttcacttttacaaaagcagatcactggtgccatgcaggtctgctGCAGACTGGGTGTAAGCTGCCTCCCCATACCTCGTACACcaggcaggcagtttcacactgacaggaagactcaaactaccacagtgctcaacagtgtcatggtagttcattgaaaactacaatctGACAGCCGCaaagtacttgtagttcattcaccgAACTCTCTGACAaggctgtgtgggcagagctctggactttttactttaaaaaaaaaaaaaaaaaaaaaagcttgtactaggaacttctccctgtactgctgtcacagggagggggggggagaacatgttgcaccctaaaaatgggtggaacatgtagccTGTTCCAAAAGATGAATTTATCCTTTAACCTGGTGTCCATACCTGGGTTTCAAGCAACACCTCAGTAGTAACTCCTACCTCATGTCCACTAATGTTCTCTGAATACATGGCTGAGGGCTGGGAAAAATCAATGTGCACTGTggaaccatggatttttttttaattcctggaaAAATACATGAAAGTTTCTCATGTGGGGCATCCTGACCTGATCATCTTGTGCACATGCCATGGCCCCATTTATTTCTACAGGCAAGCTGTGCTGATAGGCTCTAGACTGGAAGCCACTATCCAATGGAGTAAATGGGACTGTGGTGCACAAGCACACTTTTAAAACTTTGTGT
Proteins encoded:
- the ATP5MC3 gene encoding ATP synthase F(0) complex subunit C3, mitochondrial; translation: MYACAKFVSTPSLIRAGSKALYRPISASVLSRPEVRTVEGNTLLSGTQNPCTQLVLRGFQTSAVSRDIDTAAKFIGAGAATVGVAGSGAGIGTVFGSLIIGYARNPSLKQQLFSYAILGFALSEAMGLFCLMVAFLILFAM